From Candidatus Limnocylindrales bacterium, a single genomic window includes:
- a CDS encoding flavin reductase family protein: MSIDATSFRRIMGSFATGIGVVTTDNDGRLHGLTANSITSVSLEPMLLLVCVDKAAHGHAELMRCRSFGVSILAADQKDVSSLFAKTGEPELGTLRGVPFRTGRSGCPLVEGAIAHVECAPHAVVDAGDHTIFVGRVLHASIERDDTGPLLYFRGGYREIGDL; encoded by the coding sequence GTGTCCATCGACGCGACCTCCTTTCGCCGGATCATGGGCAGCTTCGCGACCGGCATCGGCGTCGTCACGACCGACAACGACGGCCGCCTTCACGGGCTCACGGCCAACTCGATCACGAGCGTCTCGCTCGAACCGATGCTGCTGCTCGTGTGTGTCGACAAGGCGGCGCACGGGCACGCCGAGCTGATGCGCTGCCGGAGCTTCGGCGTCAGCATCCTCGCCGCCGACCAGAAGGATGTCTCCTCGCTGTTCGCAAAGACCGGCGAGCCGGAGCTCGGCACGCTGCGCGGTGTACCGTTTCGTACCGGCCGCAGCGGCTGCCCGCTGGTCGAAGGCGCGATCGCGCACGTCGAGTGCGCGCCGCACGCGGTCGTCGATGCCGGCGACCATACGATCTTCGTCGGCCGCGTCCTGCATGCCAGCATCGAACGCGACGACACCGGTCCGCTGCTGTACTTCCGCGGCGGCTATCGCGAGATCGGCGACCTCTGA